The following proteins are encoded in a genomic region of Spirosoma sp. SC4-14:
- a CDS encoding FecR domain-containing protein, producing MEDIVNKTVLFDYFSGRVSPLQKKSIESWLADAANQDLYYQWLHEWEMSRLQANVNWQHAYEKTALRIQQTTSETDSDDQLRPLTWRIDSARHWLNRNWLIAASIALCLLAGGWFFRDALLYKTVRTGFGQTRELTLPDGSVVTLNANSSLRFPRFGFGEWTLSFDTAHQNPRLVELSGEADFSVRHLPNHQPFVVATNKGLDVTVLGTQFTVFSRERATRVALRSGRVQLTTQQKSEPPLIMKPGDLATLNRQGKLAIRRTAHPEVMASWKDHRFVFEQTPLREIAAMLHDNYGLTVQIADQQLARRTISGSFTARNANEILQLIAQLLQINYIRENNHVSFTD from the coding sequence ATGGAAGATATCGTCAACAAAACGGTGCTGTTCGACTATTTTTCGGGCCGGGTGAGTCCGTTACAGAAGAAGTCAATTGAAAGCTGGCTGGCCGATGCCGCGAATCAGGATTTGTATTACCAGTGGCTGCATGAGTGGGAAATGAGCCGGTTGCAGGCGAATGTAAACTGGCAACATGCTTACGAAAAAACAGCACTGCGTATTCAGCAAACAACCAGCGAGACGGATTCAGACGACCAATTGCGACCACTTACCTGGCGCATTGATAGCGCCCGTCATTGGCTAAACCGAAACTGGCTGATTGCTGCATCCATAGCCCTGTGTCTGCTGGCAGGAGGCTGGTTTTTTCGGGATGCGCTACTCTACAAAACCGTTCGGACGGGCTTTGGCCAAACCCGTGAGCTAACCTTGCCCGATGGGTCGGTTGTTACCCTCAACGCCAATTCGTCACTGCGTTTTCCCCGGTTTGGTTTTGGCGAGTGGACATTAAGCTTTGATACCGCCCATCAGAATCCGCGACTGGTTGAACTATCGGGCGAAGCCGATTTTTCGGTACGGCACCTGCCTAATCATCAGCCGTTTGTGGTTGCTACCAACAAAGGGTTAGACGTAACTGTGCTGGGCACGCAGTTTACCGTATTTAGCCGGGAGCGGGCTACGCGGGTAGCGCTTCGGTCGGGGCGGGTGCAATTGACAACCCAGCAGAAAAGTGAACCACCCCTAATTATGAAACCGGGCGACCTGGCTACGCTCAATCGGCAGGGTAAACTGGCAATCCGCCGAACGGCTCATCCTGAAGTGATGGCGTCCTGGAAAGATCATCGCTTTGTGTTCGAGCAAACTCCCTTACGTGAAATTGCCGCCATGCTCCACGACAACTATGGCCTGACCGTGCAGATTGCCGATCAGCAACTGGCCCGCCGAACAATTTCGGGCTCCTTTACGGCTCGTAATGCTAATGAAATTCTACAACTGATCGCTCAGCTCCTTCAGATTAACTACATCCGCGAGAACAATCATGTCTCGTTTACCGATTGA
- a CDS encoding TonB-dependent receptor yields the protein MKYSVHLIRVLLVSSLLAGGHPGLAQFVAAAKAFPRTTHQTAHPQALQLREVLNQFKTRYQVDILFEDRLVNNHIVDPTAIDPSASLEKNLTNLLKPRGLRYTKVRAGVYVVLTENKSRKLTSADEINALPATAATVVEKPEFTQTNQLQAKTINLVAADQTISGQVIDAATNSPLPGVSVVVKGTSRGTTTDGEGNYKVSVPDQNAGPTLTLVFSFIGYTTQEIVVGNRSSINVSLSNDDKTLNEIVVVGYGTQNRRELTGSVASIQTQTIKDQPVSNVVEGLTGRMPGVLIQQNTGAPGNAPSIKVRGLGSISAGNGPLIVVDGQPLNSGGLTNAGGLNQLNPNDIEKIDVLKDASATAIYGSRGSNGVVMITTKRGKTGQSRISFDYYTGSQEVSKKMDVLNAQQFAEFSKEAANTAYLDRVPGASITDPNSARASGQRYRYPRGEFAGVNFDDPASLASYDYQDMIFRKAPISNYQLSASGGTEKVQYFLSGNYLKQDGVIKRSGIDRYTVRSNVDAQLSSKLKVGLSFSPSFMTENRVNSDGHWASNGVINAALSLPPFIPIYQADGMTYNSQTFYAAPYDWPGITNPVANITEADNQVTQLRLLGNAYAELAIWKSLRYRGTIGADLNYLRQNQYQTSAMPLNQLLPPNVSTGSAYTSQNINWVTNHTLSYTLDLNTTHHLEALVGLESQRNDYQESRVNANNFPNDLVRTVNAGTIIGGTSYRDQWALASYFARVNYNYKDRYLFNASVRRDGSSRFGTISRFGTFPSASVGWRIIEESFMKSVPVISDMKLRASYGLSGNNAFTSNYPAIGVLGKDNYVLGNALANGLATSSIANDRLGWEKSRQTDIGLDLGLFQNRVFLTVDYYKRITTDLLLSVQVPTLTGFTSAVRNIGKVENQGMEFALSTRNINGSGAGSFTWSTDLNLSFNRNKVLALGPTGDPIRSGTGVGETNITMIGQPLGSFFGYQQLGVFRDQADLDSYPHFSDSRPGDVKFADVNGDGKITADDRTLIGNNQPDFIYGITNTLSFKGFDLSIVAQGVQGGQILNLSRRFFENLEGNSNQLTTVLNRWHSPQDPGNGITPRANARSTGNNNQVSSRWVESASYFRIRNITLGYNVPRPFLQKIKVQTLRVYAGVQNALTVSKYLGYNPEVSGYEGPLTGGVDYGSYPLARTYTIGLNLGF from the coding sequence ATGAAGTATTCTGTACACCTAATTCGGGTCTTACTGGTCAGTTCATTACTGGCAGGAGGCCACCCCGGACTGGCACAATTTGTGGCAGCGGCTAAAGCATTTCCCCGAACAACGCACCAGACGGCCCACCCGCAGGCACTTCAATTGCGGGAAGTGCTGAATCAGTTTAAAACCCGCTATCAGGTCGATATTCTGTTCGAAGACCGGTTGGTGAACAACCATATTGTTGACCCGACTGCGATCGATCCGTCGGCATCGCTGGAAAAAAACCTGACAAATCTGCTGAAGCCTCGAGGGCTGCGATATACCAAAGTTAGAGCGGGTGTTTATGTGGTTCTCACAGAAAATAAAAGCCGGAAGCTAACCTCGGCAGACGAAATCAATGCCCTGCCTGCCACTGCTGCAACGGTGGTTGAAAAACCCGAGTTTACTCAGACCAATCAGCTACAGGCAAAAACAATCAATCTGGTAGCGGCCGATCAGACAATAAGTGGTCAGGTAATCGATGCGGCAACGAACAGCCCACTACCGGGCGTAAGTGTGGTAGTGAAAGGAACCAGCCGAGGAACCACTACCGACGGCGAAGGCAACTATAAAGTGTCGGTGCCCGACCAGAACGCGGGCCCGACGCTAACGCTGGTTTTTTCGTTCATTGGCTACACAACGCAGGAAATTGTGGTTGGCAATCGGAGTAGCATCAATGTTTCGTTGTCGAATGATGACAAGACATTGAACGAAATCGTGGTAGTAGGTTATGGTACGCAGAATCGCCGGGAACTGACCGGATCGGTTGCGTCTATTCAAACGCAGACAATTAAAGATCAGCCCGTATCGAACGTAGTGGAAGGGCTAACGGGCCGGATGCCGGGGGTGTTGATTCAGCAAAATACGGGTGCTCCCGGTAATGCTCCGTCTATTAAAGTGCGCGGATTAGGCTCCATTAGTGCCGGAAACGGACCGCTGATTGTGGTAGATGGACAACCGCTCAACTCAGGGGGGCTAACCAATGCGGGCGGCTTGAACCAGCTTAACCCCAACGATATTGAAAAAATCGACGTGCTGAAAGATGCGTCGGCAACCGCTATCTACGGGTCGCGTGGTTCGAACGGGGTTGTTATGATTACGACTAAACGTGGAAAAACCGGCCAGAGCCGAATTAGCTTCGACTATTATACCGGCAGTCAGGAAGTAAGCAAAAAAATGGACGTGCTGAATGCGCAACAGTTTGCCGAATTTTCGAAAGAAGCGGCCAACACGGCTTATCTCGACCGGGTGCCGGGTGCGTCGATTACTGATCCTAACAGTGCCAGAGCATCGGGACAGCGGTACCGCTACCCGCGCGGTGAGTTTGCCGGTGTGAACTTCGATGATCCGGCCAGTCTGGCTTCCTACGATTATCAGGACATGATTTTTCGGAAAGCGCCCATTAGCAACTATCAGTTGTCGGCTTCGGGGGGCACCGAGAAAGTGCAGTATTTTCTGTCGGGTAATTATCTGAAACAGGACGGTGTCATTAAACGCTCGGGAATCGACCGCTACACCGTGCGTTCGAATGTGGATGCGCAACTCTCCTCGAAACTGAAGGTAGGTCTGAGCTTTAGCCCGTCGTTCATGACCGAAAATCGGGTTAACTCCGATGGGCACTGGGCCAGCAATGGTGTTATCAATGCTGCCCTGTCGTTGCCGCCATTTATCCCAATTTATCAGGCCGACGGGATGACCTATAATTCACAAACCTTCTACGCAGCTCCCTACGACTGGCCGGGTATTACGAATCCGGTTGCCAACATTACCGAGGCCGATAATCAGGTGACGCAACTTCGGTTGCTGGGCAATGCCTACGCCGAACTGGCCATCTGGAAAAGCCTTCGTTATCGGGGAACTATCGGTGCCGATCTGAACTATCTGCGCCAGAATCAGTACCAGACGTCGGCCATGCCGCTAAATCAGCTATTGCCGCCAAACGTAAGTACGGGTTCTGCCTATACATCACAAAACATCAACTGGGTTACGAACCATACGCTGAGCTACACGCTGGATCTGAACACCACGCACCATCTGGAAGCGTTGGTTGGGCTGGAGTCGCAGCGGAACGATTATCAGGAAAGCCGGGTCAATGCCAATAATTTTCCGAACGATCTGGTTAGAACCGTCAATGCCGGAACCATCATTGGCGGTACGTCTTACCGCGATCAGTGGGCACTGGCATCGTATTTTGCGCGTGTCAATTACAACTACAAAGATCGCTATCTGTTCAATGCATCGGTACGGCGCGATGGCTCATCGCGCTTTGGGACTATCAGTCGTTTCGGTACGTTCCCATCGGCGTCTGTCGGCTGGCGCATTATTGAGGAGTCATTCATGAAGTCGGTGCCCGTAATCTCCGACATGAAACTACGGGCCAGTTACGGCTTGTCGGGTAATAATGCGTTTACAAGCAACTACCCGGCTATTGGTGTACTGGGTAAAGACAATTATGTGCTTGGCAATGCACTGGCAAACGGGCTGGCAACGAGCAGTATTGCCAACGACCGATTGGGCTGGGAGAAGAGCCGCCAGACCGATATTGGCCTGGATTTAGGATTGTTCCAGAACCGGGTTTTTCTGACTGTCGATTATTATAAACGCATCACTACCGATCTGTTGCTGTCGGTGCAGGTGCCCACGCTGACAGGCTTTACTTCGGCCGTTCGGAACATCGGTAAGGTAGAAAACCAGGGGATGGAGTTTGCGTTGTCGACGCGAAACATCAACGGTAGCGGTGCGGGGAGTTTCACCTGGTCTACTGACCTGAACCTGTCGTTCAACCGGAACAAAGTGCTGGCGTTGGGGCCAACCGGCGATCCGATTCGAAGCGGAACCGGTGTTGGCGAAACCAATATTACCATGATTGGACAGCCGCTGGGCAGTTTCTTTGGGTATCAGCAACTGGGCGTTTTTCGCGACCAGGCCGATCTGGATAGTTACCCCCACTTTTCTGATAGTCGTCCGGGCGATGTGAAATTTGCCGATGTCAATGGCGACGGTAAAATTACCGCCGATGACCGAACGCTGATCGGTAATAACCAGCCCGATTTTATTTACGGTATTACCAATACACTATCGTTTAAAGGGTTCGATCTGAGCATTGTGGCGCAGGGCGTTCAGGGTGGGCAAATCCTGAACCTGTCGCGCCGGTTCTTCGAAAACCTGGAAGGCAACTCGAACCAGTTGACCACGGTGCTCAACCGCTGGCATTCTCCGCAAGATCCTGGCAATGGCATAACACCACGAGCTAATGCCCGCAGTACGGGTAATAACAACCAGGTATCGAGCCGTTGGGTCGAAAGTGCGTCTTATTTCCGCATTCGGAACATCACGCTGGGCTACAATGTGCCCCGTCCATTCCTGCAAAAAATCAAGGTACAAACCCTGCGGGTGTATGCCGGTGTGCAGAATGCGCTGACTGTTTCGAAATACCTGGGCTACAATCCGGAGGTTAGTGGCTACGAAGGCCCACTGACGGGTGGTGTCGATTACGGCTCTTATCCGTTGGCGCGTACGTACACGATTGGTTTAAATCTGGGCTTCTAA
- a CDS encoding RagB/SusD family nutrient uptake outer membrane protein: MKAKYILVGLLTLSLTACKEQFLDLSPISAVGTSSFFKTQSDVLTALNGAYGALQFNGQYGQLYVVAEIPSDDTSPVLSGSVTDQDEFDKFYVRTTNPYILARWSDGYRGIYRCNAIIERTPGVSMDETLKKRIIGEARFLRALMYFNLVRVFGDVPLVLTEITDPLQGYDYGRAPVADVYAQIVKDLSDAETVLATSYTGTDVGRATAGAAKSLLGKVYLTQKKYAEAATKLKEVIDMGTYSLLPNYADLFKAANKNNKESVFEVQYKKGNIGEGSPFANAYAPENSGNAVIQFGGGGNNHPTPDLESSYEAGDPRRAVSMANSYINSSGVKIDYYFIKKYADPPVANGDSDDNWYVLRYADVLLMYAEALNETGKTAEALPYLNQVRKRVGLADKAITAQADLRLAIEQERRVELAFEGHRWFDLVRTGRALPVLQAKAASIGIKTALTENNLVFPIPQSQIDINPTKIKQNPGY; this comes from the coding sequence ATGAAAGCAAAATATATTCTTGTCGGCCTGTTAACCCTAAGCCTGACAGCCTGTAAAGAACAATTTCTGGATCTGTCGCCCATTTCGGCGGTTGGTACGTCTTCGTTTTTCAAAACGCAGTCCGATGTACTGACGGCCCTAAACGGTGCTTACGGTGCCTTACAGTTTAATGGGCAGTATGGGCAGCTTTATGTCGTTGCCGAAATACCTTCCGACGATACCAGCCCGGTTTTGTCTGGATCAGTTACCGATCAGGATGAGTTCGATAAGTTCTACGTTCGCACGACAAACCCGTATATTCTGGCTCGCTGGAGCGATGGGTATCGGGGCATTTATCGGTGCAATGCCATTATTGAGCGCACGCCGGGTGTATCGATGGACGAAACGCTGAAAAAACGGATCATTGGGGAGGCCAGGTTTCTGCGGGCGCTCATGTACTTCAATCTGGTTCGGGTGTTTGGCGATGTGCCGCTGGTGCTTACCGAAATTACAGACCCATTGCAAGGTTACGACTATGGACGGGCACCCGTTGCCGATGTATATGCGCAGATTGTAAAAGATTTGAGCGATGCCGAAACGGTGCTGGCAACCAGCTATACCGGAACCGATGTGGGCCGCGCTACGGCCGGAGCAGCCAAAAGTTTACTGGGGAAAGTGTATCTGACGCAAAAGAAGTATGCCGAGGCTGCTACAAAGCTGAAAGAAGTGATCGACATGGGCACTTACTCACTATTGCCCAACTATGCCGATTTGTTTAAGGCTGCCAATAAAAACAATAAAGAGTCGGTGTTTGAAGTGCAGTATAAGAAAGGGAATATTGGCGAAGGGAGTCCGTTCGCTAATGCCTATGCGCCCGAAAACTCGGGTAATGCCGTAATTCAGTTTGGGGGCGGGGGCAACAACCATCCAACGCCCGATCTGGAAAGTAGCTATGAAGCTGGCGACCCGCGCCGGGCCGTTTCGATGGCGAATAGTTACATCAACAGTAGCGGTGTTAAAATCGACTATTATTTCATAAAAAAATATGCTGATCCGCCAGTTGCGAATGGCGATTCTGACGATAACTGGTATGTGCTACGCTATGCCGACGTGTTGCTGATGTATGCCGAAGCCCTGAATGAAACGGGAAAAACGGCCGAAGCACTGCCTTATCTGAATCAGGTTCGTAAGCGGGTTGGACTGGCCGATAAAGCTATCACCGCACAGGCCGATTTGCGGCTGGCTATCGAGCAGGAGCGACGCGTTGAACTTGCTTTTGAAGGACATCGCTGGTTCGATCTGGTCCGTACGGGGCGTGCCTTGCCCGTTTTGCAGGCCAAAGCCGCATCGATTGGTATCAAAACCGCACTGACCGAAAATAACCTTGTTTTCCCCATTCCGCAGAGCCAGATCGATATTAATCCAACAAAAATCAAACAGAATCCGGGGTATTAG
- a CDS encoding glycoside hydrolase family 88 protein translates to MKRVLAVGFAVILLTGTGFTKLRTEPGKPAGMRSRDEVFSSKYIKAVLIKATKWQLQHPKHSPTDWTNGAFYAGVFAAYETTRSAEILDSLMAIGNRTQWRPGPRYDHADDIAVCQTYIDLYRLKKDRRMIQPTIDTVQKLRTVPGKEVAKHGITWWWCDALFMAPPVLAKLSATLNDPSYNTFSDSLFKQTYDLLYNQQEHLFARDGSYLVDASGNGKREANGQKVFWSRGNGWVMGGLVRVLDELPAKHPSRPFYLTLFKQMSERLLALQQADGLWRASLLDPAAYPGGEASGSGFDCYALAWGINRGILSKKTYQPAVEKAWIALTKLVSPEGRVGWVQPIGADPRRNFSEDSWEVYGTGAFLLAGSQVIKLKP, encoded by the coding sequence ATGAAACGTGTACTGGCTGTTGGTTTTGCCGTGATTTTACTGACCGGAACGGGTTTTACGAAGCTACGGACTGAACCGGGCAAACCAGCCGGAATGCGCAGTCGTGATGAGGTTTTTTCGTCAAAATACATCAAAGCTGTACTAATAAAAGCGACAAAGTGGCAGTTGCAACACCCGAAACACAGCCCCACCGACTGGACCAATGGGGCGTTCTATGCGGGTGTGTTTGCGGCTTATGAAACAACCCGATCAGCCGAAATTCTTGATTCGTTGATGGCCATTGGCAACCGGACACAGTGGCGGCCGGGACCGCGCTACGACCATGCCGACGATATTGCTGTTTGCCAGACCTATATTGACCTCTATCGGTTGAAAAAAGATCGGCGGATGATTCAGCCAACCATCGATACGGTGCAGAAATTGCGGACCGTACCCGGAAAAGAGGTGGCCAAACATGGAATAACCTGGTGGTGGTGCGATGCGCTGTTTATGGCACCGCCCGTGCTGGCCAAACTGAGTGCCACACTAAACGATCCGTCGTACAACACCTTCTCCGACTCGCTGTTCAAACAAACCTACGATCTGCTCTACAATCAGCAGGAACACCTGTTTGCGCGTGATGGCAGTTATCTGGTCGATGCCAGCGGCAATGGAAAGCGCGAAGCCAATGGTCAGAAAGTGTTCTGGTCGCGTGGCAATGGCTGGGTAATGGGTGGATTGGTGCGGGTGCTCGACGAACTTCCGGCTAAACATCCGAGCCGACCGTTCTACCTGACGCTGTTCAAACAAATGAGCGAACGCCTTTTGGCACTTCAGCAGGCCGATGGACTGTGGCGGGCCAGCCTGCTCGATCCGGCTGCCTATCCGGGTGGCGAAGCCAGTGGGTCGGGGTTTGACTGCTATGCACTGGCTTGGGGTATCAATCGGGGTATTTTGTCGAAGAAAACCTATCAGCCTGCCGTTGAAAAAGCATGGATAGCTCTTACGAAACTGGTGTCGCCCGAGGGCCGGGTAGGATGGGTACAACCGATTGGGGCCGATCCACGGCGCAATTTTAGCGAAGATAGCTGGGAGGTTTACGGCACCGGTGCTTTTTTGCTGGCGGGTTCGCAGGTTATCAAATTAAAACCCTAA
- a CDS encoding GH92 family glycosyl hydrolase, whose protein sequence is MHKTFLFFLAAGPAMAQPGQTLPSAKPPVAYVNPLIGSAPSQTPTARKHSEAGSELKGQISPAVGRPHAMTTWTPQTQATETKCIAPYYYNDPKISGFRGSHWLNGSCVQDYGSVTIMPVSGKLNWLPAERALPFDHKTETVTPAFYEVLLADANIRAQLSAHTRAGLLQFTFGNGGESSILVEPNSDEGEGFIEIHPERNEIVGYNPVHRIYQGSGQSAGFSGYFVVQFDRPFSTFGTWKNKEATSSSKQAKGTGKRELVGGFASWTLKPGEVVRVRVGTSFVSEAGARKNVRSELPDWNMARVRQQTETAWNTELGRMQITGREMDKTLFYTALYHANLTPRIFSDVDGAYPGFADDTEIHKAEGFDYYCDFSLWDTFRACQPLQNLLNPKRAGDMMQSLVKKAEQGGWMPIFPCWDSYTAAMIGDHAQSAIADAYIKGIRNFDVKTAYTYLRKNAFDPNSDPKSYEAGKGRRALTSYLKYNYIPLEDSVWQAFHKREQVSRTLEYAYDDFCLSQLAKALGHTSDADRLTQRARNYRNVLDPSTGYVRGRYTDGRWIAKFNPFALRSSFITEGSPAQYTFFVPQDIPGLARLVGGREQLVAKLDTLFNEGYYWHGNEPNNQIAYLYACVGAPYKTQARVRQLVRDEYDTSPGGLSGNEDGGQMSAWLVFSMIGLYPVCPGTPYYVLGSPTLDAVTIRTGAGKPFAIRAENNSPQNVYIQRATLNGKPFSRTYLTHSELLQGGTLVLTMGEQPNLNWGSQTADAMPAVLPE, encoded by the coding sequence ATGCATAAAACCTTTCTCTTTTTTCTGGCGGCTGGGCCAGCAATGGCCCAGCCAGGGCAAACCTTGCCATCGGCAAAACCGCCTGTTGCTTATGTAAATCCGCTGATTGGATCGGCTCCGAGTCAGACACCAACCGCCAGAAAGCATAGCGAAGCCGGGAGTGAACTAAAAGGACAAATTTCGCCAGCCGTTGGCCGTCCACATGCCATGACCACCTGGACACCCCAAACCCAGGCTACCGAAACCAAATGCATTGCGCCTTATTACTACAACGATCCTAAAATCAGTGGTTTTCGGGGGAGCCACTGGCTCAACGGAAGCTGTGTGCAGGACTATGGCAGCGTAACCATCATGCCGGTTTCGGGCAAGCTGAACTGGCTTCCAGCCGAACGGGCGTTGCCGTTCGACCACAAAACCGAAACCGTAACGCCTGCTTTTTATGAGGTTTTGCTTGCCGATGCCAACATTCGGGCGCAACTATCGGCTCATACGCGGGCCGGGCTGCTTCAGTTTACGTTTGGGAACGGTGGCGAAAGTTCAATACTTGTGGAACCAAACAGCGACGAAGGCGAAGGGTTTATCGAAATTCATCCTGAACGAAACGAGATCGTTGGCTATAATCCTGTTCATCGTATTTATCAGGGATCGGGCCAATCTGCCGGATTTAGTGGCTATTTCGTGGTTCAGTTCGACCGACCTTTTAGCACCTTTGGTACCTGGAAAAATAAAGAGGCTACCTCCAGCTCAAAGCAAGCTAAAGGAACCGGCAAACGGGAGTTGGTGGGTGGGTTTGCGAGCTGGACACTAAAGCCGGGCGAAGTGGTTCGGGTGCGGGTAGGAACCTCCTTTGTGAGCGAAGCCGGTGCGAGAAAAAATGTACGGTCCGAACTGCCCGACTGGAATATGGCTCGGGTTCGTCAGCAAACCGAAACCGCCTGGAATACCGAGCTGGGGCGAATGCAGATTACGGGCCGTGAAATGGATAAAACACTGTTCTATACGGCCCTGTATCACGCCAACCTGACACCTCGTATTTTTTCGGATGTCGACGGTGCCTATCCTGGTTTTGCCGACGATACGGAAATTCATAAAGCTGAAGGCTTCGACTACTACTGCGATTTTAGCCTTTGGGATACCTTTCGGGCCTGTCAGCCTTTGCAAAACCTGCTGAACCCAAAGCGGGCGGGCGACATGATGCAGTCGTTGGTGAAAAAAGCCGAACAGGGGGGCTGGATGCCTATTTTCCCGTGTTGGGATAGTTATACGGCCGCCATGATTGGCGATCACGCGCAGTCGGCCATTGCCGACGCGTACATAAAAGGTATTCGCAATTTTGATGTAAAAACGGCCTACACCTACTTGCGCAAAAATGCCTTCGACCCAAATTCCGACCCGAAAAGCTACGAAGCGGGTAAAGGGCGTCGGGCACTGACATCCTACCTGAAATACAATTATATCCCGCTCGAAGATTCGGTCTGGCAGGCATTTCACAAGCGGGAGCAGGTGTCGCGTACGCTCGAATACGCCTACGACGATTTCTGCCTGAGCCAGTTAGCCAAAGCGCTGGGGCATACCAGCGATGCCGATAGGTTGACGCAACGAGCCAGAAACTATCGGAACGTGCTGGACCCCTCAACCGGTTACGTACGAGGTCGTTATACCGATGGTCGATGGATCGCTAAATTTAATCCGTTCGCGTTGCGGTCGTCGTTTATTACCGAAGGTTCTCCAGCGCAATACACGTTTTTTGTGCCACAGGACATTCCCGGACTAGCCCGGCTAGTGGGCGGTCGCGAACAATTGGTGGCTAAGCTCGATACCTTATTTAACGAAGGGTATTACTGGCATGGCAACGAACCTAATAATCAGATTGCTTATTTATATGCCTGTGTAGGGGCACCCTACAAAACCCAGGCTCGTGTTCGCCAACTGGTTCGTGATGAATACGATACCTCGCCGGGTGGACTTAGTGGCAATGAAGATGGCGGTCAGATGTCGGCCTGGCTCGTGTTTAGTATGATTGGTTTATATCCGGTATGCCCCGGTACACCCTATTATGTGCTCGGAAGCCCGACACTCGATGCGGTGACCATCCGAACCGGTGCCGGGAAGCCGTTTGCCATTAGAGCCGAAAATAATTCACCCCAGAACGTGTATATCCAGCGCGCTACCTTAAACGGTAAGCCATTCTCTCGTACCTATCTAACACACAGTGAGTTACTGCAGGGCGGAACACTCGTGCTGACAATGGGCGAACAACCTAACCTGAACTGGGGTAGCCAGACCGCTGATGCTATGCCAGCGGTTTTGCCTGAGTAA
- a CDS encoding DUF2911 domain-containing protein translates to MNTKQFLFSLAFVATALIVNAQDDPAKRPSPPAQASAKVNGKTITINYSQPSVNGREVWGKLVPYGQVWRTGANETTSINFSDDVKLEGKPLAKGKYALFTIPNEKDWTIIINKTIKWGAFSYKQDEDVLRVTVPAKKTKDFTEKMAFTVSPKGVVSLTWANEKVDFKVQ, encoded by the coding sequence ATGAACACAAAGCAATTTCTGTTCTCGCTGGCATTCGTGGCCACAGCACTCATTGTTAATGCTCAGGACGATCCGGCCAAACGGCCCAGTCCACCGGCTCAGGCATCGGCAAAAGTTAATGGAAAAACCATTACTATCAACTACAGCCAACCTTCGGTGAATGGGCGCGAAGTCTGGGGAAAGCTCGTTCCCTACGGACAAGTTTGGCGCACGGGTGCCAACGAAACTACATCTATCAATTTTTCGGATGATGTTAAACTAGAAGGTAAGCCGCTGGCCAAAGGTAAATATGCGCTCTTTACGATTCCTAACGAAAAAGACTGGACCATTATCATCAACAAAACCATTAAGTGGGGTGCCTTTAGCTACAAGCAGGACGAAGATGTGTTGCGCGTTACGGTTCCGGCCAAAAAGACAAAAGACTTTACCGAAAAAATGGCGTTTACGGTTTCCCCAAAAGGGGTTGTCTCACTGACCTGGGCGAACGAAAAGGTCGATTTTAAGGTACAGTAG